The genomic segment CAATCATGTCGTATTCGCCGTCAACCGTGCCGTCTATCTGCAGTACCCATCTGCCGAGCAGCTGTTTGAGCCTGTCGCCGCCCTTCTCATGTATGTTTGCAAAGACTTCAAGCGCTGTGCTGGAGAGGCGCCTGACATGCCTCTCCGATATGCCTATATCCAATGCGCGTGCAATCTCACTGCAGCTGCGGCCGCCAATGAAGCGCATTGTCGCCGCTGACGCCATCACATCATTGGCATAGGTGCAGTGCCCGTTGACAATGTTTTTCAGCCTCCCGGAACGGAAGACAATGCGGGGGTGGCCATTCCCGCATTGTCTCATGTGCTCGACAGCGACGAAGCAGCCCATATCCGCCGATCTGACGTTCCTTCTCTTCGTCTTGTACGCCAGGAGTTCGGACGAGCACACCGTGCATTCAGTGGACTCCGTGGTGAAGTGCAGTTCCACCAACAGAATCACTTGAATCTGAGCAGCAGCTTCTTCAGTTTCATGTCATTCTCAATGATGATCTTCGTGATGGGCCACACATCTGTCTCCACGCCCATCTTCTTCAGTATGCGCTGCATCTCGACATCCGTCAGTTCCGTGTCTATGAGCCTCCGCACATACGGGAGGAGCTGCTCGGGTGTCAGCTCCTGTATGGACTTCGGACTCTTTCCGAGATAGCCCACATATTTCATCACGACCTTGCCGCCAACCCTCTTTGCATCCCACAGTTCGTAGTACTCCCTGCCTGCCTTCGTCCTTCTCTTCTTCGGATATACGGTCATAACAGTAGTATATACTACTAACTATTTAGACTCTTCGGTCCGAGCACACTGGCAATTCAAAAATCGAATCAAAAACGCTTATTTTCCTAACCCTTTATGGCCGCCATAGGTGTCGACATAGGGTTGAAATACTCGATCAGATGCTCAGAGATGATTGCGATGACGATCAAGCAGCCCGAGATTCAATCTAAGAAGTATCATCACTTGATTTCAGACATAGAGCAAGGTTACCTGAAAATCCCCAAATTCCAGCGCGACTTCGTTTGGAAGGTTGACCAAGCAGCATCCCTGATTGACAGTGTGCTAAAGGGCTATCCGATCGGTACGTTCATTCTTTGGAAGACTCGAGAAGAGCTTCGCCATTACAAGGAGATCGGAAAAGCCAAACTCCCCGAAGTTCCGAAAGGAGATGCAGTCACGTATGTCTTAGACGGCCAGCAACGTATAACGGCCCTCTTTGCAACTCGCATGGGTCTGAGAGTGGACCGCGAAGGAAAGAAGATAGACTTTGGCTCAATCTTTGTCGACCTCTCGCTAGACCCCCAAACCAGCGATTCTCTTACCACGACTGAGCATGACGTGGGTAACCTCATTTCCGTGAAGGATCTCTTGACTGGGTCTATATCCGACTTTGCTGGTTCTTATCCGAAGCGCGATCTTGAGAGGATCGACCTCTACAGATCCCGTCTCACTGGTTATGACTTCTCGACAGTTGTAATATCTGACCACCCGATTGATGTTGCGGTCGATGTGTTTACCCGCATCAACACTGCCGGCACGGAGCTCACACTCTTTGAGATAATGGTCGCCAAGACGTATGATGAGACCAGACGTTTTGACTTGGCGGAACGGTACAACCTTCTGGTTGAGGGCGATGGATTCGAGACCAAATGTCTCAGGGACGCAGGATTCGAAACTATCCATGACATAACCGTACTTCAATGTATTTCGGTTTGTCTTTCCAAAGAGGCTCGCAGGGAGACCATCCTCAAACTCGAGAAGACCAAATTCATAGACTCTTGGGACGATGTTGTAGATGGAATATTCTCGGCAGTGGACTACATTTCGACCAAGTTTAGAATTCCCGTCTCTGGCCTTCTTCCCTACGATTCACTATTAGTTCCATTTACCTATTTCTTCACACAAATGAAAGGAAATCATCCATCTGCGGCCCAAGACAAGCTCCTCTCTCAATATTTCTGGCGAGCTGCCCTGTCGGGGAGATTTACATCAGCCACGGAAACCAAGTTAGGGGCTGACGTTAAGAGAATGGATCTTATCCTCAATGAAACGACTCCGGACTATTCGGACTATGATCCCATCGAGATCGATGTTGATTCTCTCAAACAGACCTACTTCTCGGCGGGGGAGAGTTTCTCCAAGGCGATCTTATGTCTTTACGCCTATTTTGAGCCAAAATCATTTCGTAACGACTCGAAGGTCAAGCTTGACAACTCTTGGCTAAAGATAAGTACGAGCAAGAATTTCCATCACTTTTTCCCTAAGGCTTTCTTGAGAACGCAAACTTTACCCAGTGGGAAACACTGGGACGACTGGGAAATGAATGTCGTCCCGAACATCACCTTAGTCGACGATTATCTTAACAAGCGTGACATTGGCGCCAAGCCCCCAAGCAAGTACATTCGGGCCTTTGCCAAGACTAACCCACGCCTCGAATCAACACTGAAGAGCCATCTTATCGGTGACCTTGGGGAGTTTGGAGTCTTGAATGATGACTACGAGAAGTTTCTTACAAAGCGGTCAGAGTTAATTTCAGACGCACTGAATGCGCGAATCAACCCTCCGTAGTCTGCGGAGGCACTGTCCATACTCGTTTGCAAACTCACTTACATGCCATACCATCAAATAGGCTGAGTCATCCTTACTTCGGATCTTTGTTTACAATGAAGAAGGAAAAGAGTTTTGAGTCACGCTACTAGTCATATGGAGAAATGGGATAAATAGCAGGCCATGCACTATCCGGCCTCAATTGAATTCTTTATCAACGGACGTAAACGCACCAAAGGGGCCGAATCCCTCCACGCCCGCCATGTTAAGGCAGCTGTCGACCTATTGGTTCCGCTGCTGTTTTGAGTCAAGGGTTCCAGCCCTTTTGATCCCACGTCTCCATTCCACAACTTGACTTGGGAAAGGAGCGAGCACTGCGTGCTGACAAAATATGAGCTGTCCTGATACCGTCAAAAACTCAGCATTTCGAGATTTGTTTCCTTTTCAATGACTGCAAAGTGCCTGATGTCGTTGGTCAATATTACACATCCGCTATTCAGGGCCTGTGCTGCTATGAGTATGTCCATATCGGGAACTCTCCCGCCCTTTAATGAAAGCCTTGCCATCATATCAGAAGCAGTTCTTGAGTCGTCATGAGTAAAAGGCAATGTTGCTGCATTGTTGAAAAACGCGCTAACCTCCTTATAATGGGATTTCAGGCTTTTCCCTTCTGAAAACCTTTCGCCCATCAATACTTCGTATGCGCATAATGAGCCAGTATAGATCTCGTCTGCCTTTTCAATTGCAAGAAGGACCTTGGTGTTGTTGGCAAACAACTCTATTATAGCCGAAGAATCGAGAAACAGTTTCACAGTCTCGCCTTGAGACCACTTCTTACCTTCAACACTGCCTTATGCAGTTCCAGAGCTTCATTCCTGTCGATCAAACCCGCGAATTTCAAAATGGACACTTTGTTGGTCTGCTTTGTGCTATCAGCCAGCTCAGAGAGAAGTTCGGAAAAGCTCTTGTTTCCCTTGATTCTAATGAGTTTTTCGTAGGCCTGGTCGTTGATCATAATTGTCTTAATATTACCACCTTAGTGTTATATGTATACAATCTGTATACAGTCTGTATACAATCTGTATATTTAGCTATCCCTCTTTATTCCCGCAAAACAGTCCTCTTCGAAATTCGGAAAGAGGGGAGGAGCCTGAAAGGATACGATGTAAACGCGCTTCTTGAGTCGAGTCCCACCACGCCCGCTCTGTTCAGGCGCGCGCCCGTTTATTTCTTCGATTTCCCCTTCGAGTCGAAAGGCATAATTCAGTCCTTACTTTCCGCTTAGGAGAGTCGTCTTCTAAAAAGATTGGATGTTGCCTGTTTCGATCCTGTCAGTAGTCTTCTGTTGCCCAAACACAGAATCCAGCCTGCCAGAAAACCGGACCGTGCGTTCGGCAGGCCCATGCCAAGTGATATAAGTGTGTGCACACATACACATACTTGTATGGCAACGAAAAATATCTCCATCACAAATGAAGCATACGAGTCACTGAAACGAGAAAGGAGGGGGAATGAAAGTTTCACTGAAGTCATCCTCAGATTGGCCCATACGAGGGGCAGCCTGTCAGATTGCTTTGGGATCTGGAAGCTGACAGATCATGAGGAGACCAAAATCAATATGGAGCTGTCGAAGGGATGGCAAGCGATGAGGGAGAGGATCAGGAATGAAGTGCCTTGACACAGACTTCCTGATAGCCATCCTGAGAGGGAAACCTGAGGCAAGGGGCAAGCTCAGAGAGCTGGATGACGAGGGTAGGCAGGCAACCACGATAGTAAACTCGTTCGAGCTCTTCTATGGCGCTCACCGCTCAAGGGATAAGAAAGGAAGCGTACGGAAGGTGAAGAATCTTCTGGAAAGACTTGACGTACTTCCACTGAGCATGGAATCTTCGGAGCGGGCGGGAGAAAACTCGGCTTACCTGGCTTCACAGGGGGAATCTGTCGACTTTCGAGATGCCATGATAGCTGCTGTTGCAGTATCGAATGGTCTTACGCTGGTAACAAACAATAAGAACCATTTCTCACGCTTCCAAGACTTGGAACTTGAATCATGGTGAAGGACAATGAGCGGAAGTTTCTCCACGAGAAGTGTTCACTTCATTCACAGACTTCGGCTCCGCTGGACAAATGCATCTCAAGCGTGACACTGTGTAAACGCATTAAGAGAACCGAATCCCGCCACGCCCGCTGGGCAATGTACGGAGTCCGGGATTCGACAGACTGCTACCTGGCCAATTGCAGCGATCTGTACAGAAAACAGTATGGAATCGATACGGTCAAAACAAGAGGCAATGATCTTCAATCTGCTCTTGCCGTTCCGGATGCAGTTTATAACCCAGTGTCCTGAAATCGGAATCGAATGCGAACACGTCAGTTATCCCGAGAGCGTCCATGGCTACTGAACTTGAGCAGTCTGCAAAACTCAGCATCCTGTCTTTGAATCTGAGGAGCTTTTCCAGTGCGAGGGAAAAGTCGTTCTCGCCAATCCGGAGGGTCTTCACGTTTGAGCTCTGAGCGACAGACCCGGCAAAGCGCGCGGCCAATTCCGTTCCCTTCCTGATCCTCAACAGGGTATATGTTTCTGCAAGAACGTAATCCGTTGTGATCATCTTACCGAATTCGCCGGACGATATGGCTTCGAGGAAAGCTATTGCAGGAGCATGGTTGATGTTGTCGGCCACGGCGAGAGCATACCATGCGCCAGTGTCGGCGAATATCATTTTTGCAGCCGTAAATTATGATATCATTATCAGTCGATGTCTTTTCCTTCCTGCCTGCCTTTCCTGTCATTGGAAACGCCCTGAAAAATGGATCTTTAACATCAACATTGTCTGAGAGCAAATGCGATTTCAGTGCTTCTCTTATGACTTCCTGCAGGGTCTTGTGCTCGTCAGTGGCCCTCTTTTTCAGGAGAAGATGCTCCGCTTCTGGAATCTCGGCCTGAACTAGTTTCATAATTAATGAACCATTTTCCACATATCTCAATATATTGGAGTTACTGAAAAACCGGCTGCCAAAGCACCGGGCCGGTTTGCAATTTTCAACATTGTTTGCCTTCCAGTCGCACAGGGATTGTGCCACCTTATCAGAAATTGCGAATCAGAAGTTCAAGAGCGCCGGTCCGGCCGGAACCGTTGCAGTTTATTGCACGCAGGGCCTTCAATTTTTCATAGTAATAATTATGTCCCGCAGGTCTCGTCCTGTCGAAGAGCCTTTTGACGAAAGCCGAATCAGCATTGCTCACAACAACCTTGCAGCCTCTTTCCGTTAGTATGCTGACAATCTCAGCAAGCCTTGCCTGATCGGCTCCGGTAAACAGAGAGGCGTTGTAACCTGTAAAACCCCTGTTGCTGTCAGAGTAGTAAGGCGGATCGAGATAAACAAAATCGTTCTTTCCTGCATTCTGAAGAAGTACTTCGGCATAATCACGCCGAAGCAACTCGATCCCCTCCCTGTTCAATAGGGCATGAATATTCCTGAGGTTCTTTTCATGGAACAGTGTAACGTCCGGGTAGTCCCCGTAAGGGACGTTGAACTCCCCTTTGCTGTTGACCCTGTACAGGCCGTTGAATGAGGTCTTATTCAGGAAAATAAACCATGCGGCCCTTTCGACAGGACTGGACTCAAGACCGGGCGGTAGTGAGCGGATACTGGTATAGAATAATTTTTTGTCTGATCTGCTGTTACGAATAGCCCTGAAATCCCTTTGAAGTCCTGTGAGCTGCCCGATGAGGTTGCCCAAATCATCGCGTATCACCTCATATGCGTTGATCAGATCGGCATTCAAATCAGAGACTGTTGCCTTCAGGGATGGTTTCAGGTACGCCAGGTGAAAAAAGACGGATCCGCCACCCAGGAAGGGCTCAAAATAGCGATTGAAGGATTTCGGAAAATAGCACTCCAGGCGCCTGATGAGCTGAGTTTTGCCCCCTGCCCACTTTACAAACGGAGTGCACTTCGGCACATCATGAGGAATGCGGTGCGTCGCCCTGCCACGGCGGCTGCTCATTGCCGGGACCGAAGCATGGAGCAATCTGGTTCCGCCTGACATCGAATCTTTACTCCCCGGGATAACTCGCACCGTCCTCAGGAAACTTTTCGGTATATTCAGTCTTATCCCTGACTGCGGTTTGCGGCATCGGCAGCAGGAGCGGCCTGCCTCTGTTCCTCAAATATCATATTCCGCTCAGCCGGTCTCCTGCCGCCTGGTATTACCGTTCAACACCACCGGACAGACTCGTTCTGCCTGAATGCATCCCGACAGTATGCCGTTAAACCATGGCATCGTGCATCAGCCCGTCGGAGAACCGGACATGCTCGCACCTGCAGAACGCGGGGAATTGCCCGCATGTGGGGCAGGCTCCGACGCTGTCCGTGGGCCTTCCGCACTTACAGAACCTGGCATGAGGCATTTACCGCACCGGCTTTGCTGTATCTGTTAATGGCCTTTCGAAATGATTAACTTTTTCGTTCTACCTGCATTGCCCCTTAATTAGGCTGCTTCCCGTTTGCAGGGCAAAAACAATGCTGTGAAAATGATCTGCCGAATTTCAGAATAATGCCAGTCCGGAAGCGAAACTGCAGAGGAGCACGGCCATGTCAGGCTGCTGGGGGCAAATGACGCAGCATGTCAGTCCATCAGGACATAAAAGTCGAGAAACCGGTTTGGGCTGGAAAAGAGCGGAAGCGGCGAATACTCCCATGAATGGTTTCTTGACCTCATTATGAAGACGCGCATCTCATCTGCCGTGTTCAGATTGCTGTAGGCAACCCGAAGCGCTGCCAAAAGCGACTCTCTCTTCTCGGCGAACAGCCTCTTCAGCGAAGTGAACGGAAGGGCAAGTCTGTTCTCGAAGCAGGACTTAACCGTCTCCACCGCATCCGGTCCCCGCGTTGAACCGTTCATGACATCCATCAGCAGCGGGTAATGCAGTGAAATGTAGAAATTGTTCTCCTCACAGAGGAGCGCAGCACGATAATCCGGATACTGCCTGAACACTTCGGAATTTAGCAGGAGCGGAGTTCCGATTTCGCCCTTTTCGGGATAGTCGAGGCTCTTCACAAAATCGTCATATGCAGCAACAGCCGAACGAAGCGAAGGAAGCAGGAGCGTCTGCGAGCCATGCCGTTCAGAGAATTTCTTCACGACGGCCGCCATAATCTTCCTTCTGCGTATTATGTCCGACTTCATCGATGCGGCCTGATCGTCGGGAATGAACTTCAGCAGGCTGTTGAGGTTGAAAGAATTTGCATGCCTTATCAGTGTGCACTCCATCAG from the Candidatus Sysuiplasma jiujiangense genome contains:
- a CDS encoding DUF262 domain-containing protein, with translation MKQPEIQSKKYHHLISDIEQGYLKIPKFQRDFVWKVDQAASLIDSVLKGYPIGTFILWKTREELRHYKEIGKAKLPEVPKGDAVTYVLDGQQRITALFATRMGLRVDREGKKIDFGSIFVDLSLDPQTSDSLTTTEHDVGNLISVKDLLTGSISDFAGSYPKRDLERIDLYRSRLTGYDFSTVVISDHPIDVAVDVFTRINTAGTELTLFEIMVAKTYDETRRFDLAERYNLLVEGDGFETKCLRDAGFETIHDITVLQCISVCLSKEARRETILKLEKTKFIDSWDDVVDGIFSAVDYISTKFRIPVSGLLPYDSLLVPFTYFFTQMKGNHPSAAQDKLLSQYFWRAALSGRFTSATETKLGADVKRMDLILNETTPDYSDYDPIEIDVDSLKQTYFSAGESFSKAILCLYAYFEPKSFRNDSKVKLDNSWLKISTSKNFHHFFPKAFLRTQTLPSGKHWDDWEMNVVPNITLVDDYLNKRDIGAKPPSKYIRAFAKTNPRLESTLKSHLIGDLGEFGVLNDDYEKFLTKRSELISDALNARINPP
- a CDS encoding PIN domain-containing protein, with translation MIFADTGAWYALAVADNINHAPAIAFLEAISSGEFGKMITTDYVLAETYTLLRIRKGTELAARFAGSVAQSSNVKTLRIGENDFSLALEKLLRFKDRMLSFADCSSSVAMDALGITDVFAFDSDFRTLGYKLHPERQEQIEDHCLLF
- a CDS encoding antitoxin yields the protein MATKNISITNEAYESLKRERRGNESFTEVILRLAHTRGSLSDCFGIWKLTDHEETKINMELSKGWQAMRERIRNEVP
- a CDS encoding type II toxin-antitoxin system VapC family toxin, which codes for MKLFLDSSAIIELFANNTKVLLAIEKADEIYTGSLCAYEVLMGERFSEGKSLKSHYKEVSAFFNNAATLPFTHDDSRTASDMMARLSLKGGRVPDMDILIAAQALNSGCVILTNDIRHFAVIEKETNLEMLSF
- a CDS encoding type II toxin-antitoxin system VapC family toxin; its protein translation is MKCLDTDFLIAILRGKPEARGKLRELDDEGRQATTIVNSFELFYGAHRSRDKKGSVRKVKNLLERLDVLPLSMESSERAGENSAYLASQGESVDFRDAMIAAVAVSNGLTLVTNNKNHFSRFQDLELESW
- a CDS encoding Dam family site-specific DNA-(adenine-N6)-methyltransferase encodes the protein MSGGTRLLHASVPAMSSRRGRATHRIPHDVPKCTPFVKWAGGKTQLIRRLECYFPKSFNRYFEPFLGGGSVFFHLAYLKPSLKATVSDLNADLINAYEVIRDDLGNLIGQLTGLQRDFRAIRNSRSDKKLFYTSIRSLPPGLESSPVERAAWFIFLNKTSFNGLYRVNSKGEFNVPYGDYPDVTLFHEKNLRNIHALLNREGIELLRRDYAEVLLQNAGKNDFVYLDPPYYSDSNRGFTGYNASLFTGADQARLAEIVSILTERGCKVVVSNADSAFVKRLFDRTRPAGHNYYYEKLKALRAINCNGSGRTGALELLIRNF